AACCCCGAACAGGTGATCGTGCAACTCGGCGGACAAACCGCTTTGAAATTGGCAGAAAAGCTGGACCGCTACGGGATTCGCATTGCGGGAACGTCGTATTTGTCGCTCGACATCGCGGAGGATCGCGGCCAATTTTCGACGCTGTTGAAGGAATTGGACATTCCCTACCCTGAATTTGGGGTCGCCGAGAATGCCAACGACGCTTTGCGTGTCATCAAAACCGTCGGTTATCCTGCGTTGGTGCGTCCAAGTTATGTTTTGGGTGGTCAAAGCATGCGCATCGTGATCAACGACGAGGAATTGGAAGAGCATGTCATCAATACCTTGAAGGACATTCCCGGAAACAAGGTGCTGATCGACCACTTTTTGGATGGCGCGATTGAGGCGGAGGTGGATGCGATTTGTGACGGGGAATCGGTGCAAGTCGTCGGGATGATGGAGCATATCGAGCCTGCGGGCATTCACTCCGGTGATTCGAATGCGGTTTTGCCGCCCTTTAGCTTGGGGCCATTGCAGCAGACGATGATGGAAAATTACACCAAGCGCATCGCATTGGCTTTGGGTGTCAAGGGCCTGATCAACGTGCAATTCGCCATCCAGAAAGACAGGGTGTATGTGATCGAAGCCAATCCAAGGGCCTCACGCACAGTGCCGTTCATCGCCAAGGCGCATGGCATTCCCTACGTGAACTACGCGACCAAGGTCATGCTCGGCACGCATAAACTCAGTGACTTCACCTTCGAGCCCAAACTCGTCGGATTCGCCATCAAGGAACCCGTTTTCTCCTTCAACAAGTTCCCCAACGTGAACAAGGAACTTGGGCCGGAAATGAAATCCACCGGGGAATCGATCTATTTCATCGAGGACCTGAACGACGAGCACTTCTTGCAGCTCTACCAAGAGCGGAACATGTACCTTTCCAGGTAGTGCCTAGATTTAGCGAAGGGGGCGCTCACACCATCCTGTGTGAGCGCCCCCTTCGCTATTCCCCTCCGCATCACTCAACAATCAATTTGCGCGCAAAAGCCTTCCCTAAACGCAGGATGTACATGCCTGCGGGCAAGTCGCCCACTTGGATTTCGGTTTCGATTCCTCTGAAAAATCCGGTTTTGACGACACGGCCCCAGCTGTCAAACAGCAACCATTCCACCTTTTGTGGCACGCTTCCACGGATATGCACCAAGTCCTGGGCGGGATTGGGATAGACTTCAAATAGGCTGTTCGCCATCGTTTCAAATGTTGGCACCGCTCCGACGGGAGTGATACAGGTACTGTCAGGCCAAGGCATATTTTCCAACGGCAGGCCGTGGGGAAGGGGTCTGCCCGCCAAACCTGGATAGGTCGGCATATATTTTCTTGCCTTGAAAACAGCATTGTTCCAACTCGTGCTATTTCCCGGGACGGGATTGCCTTGTGAAACAAAAGTGCTTAGCGCCATTGCCGGATTGATGTATTCCCAGGCCTTGGTGGCATTGCTGTCAAATTCGATAAATCGGCCGTGCACGGCCTGCGTAATGAAAAGGTTCCCATTCGCCAGCATCTGAGCACCCCCCATCAGTCCTGAATCAATCGTGTCGCCGGGCAATGTGCGGAAAATGCTTTGCGCGGTATCCGGGGAAAAGGCGCCACTTCCAAGCACATAGTTGCCGAGGCTATCCAATTCGGGACTGACAAAATCGACAGTAGAAAGGCCGCCCGGACGGGTGAAACCGTTGTTGAAAATCATGAATTCGCCGCCATGCGGCAGCGTATCGTCGACCCAATGGGCATCATGTGGCTGAAACAGCTGTTGGCTACCCGGGTTACCGCGTCGATAAGCCTCAGGATTACCCCAACGGTAAAGAATATCACCTCCCTTGCCACGAATGCCACCGGAATGTCCTGCTGCTGTAGCGGTATTGGTGCTGTGGTCGATCACGATGAATTCGCTGGTTTCCCTGAAAGTCACCGCCACCTCGTCGCGGTCGGGATTGTAGGACACGGTATTGGCATGCAGCCAATCCGCATCTCCTTGAGAAATGCCGAGATAATTGATGTCCATCAGTTCAGGATGGTCACCGACACTGCCGTAGTTGTTGCGGGCCGGGTTAAAATCTTGCACCAAATGGTCCCAAATATGCCATTCCCAAACGATTTTGGCCGAATCCGGGAAAATCGGTTGGAGTTCATAAAGTGCCTCGCTCCAGATTTCGCCATCAGGCATCGTCGTGGTGTCGCGTCCAGCCAATTTGGC
This DNA window, taken from Bacteroidota bacterium, encodes the following:
- a CDS encoding aryl-sulfate sulfotransferase → MKIIRCIQLFLFLVIFAAGSGSLIAQTRTVGKIYYDDSLATLAYTLFTPNQSFKTYLVENCGLRVHEWNSAFQPGMMAYLRPDGTLLRSGRDWSNGSFASNGGNGGYFEILDWWSQQLWLYKVSDSRHLAHHDFAALPNGNVMVLAWEKFDFSEAKLAGRDTTTMPDGEIWSEALYELQPIFPDSAKIVWEWHIWDHLVQDFNPARNNYGSVGDHPELMDINYLGISQGDADWLHANTVSYNPDRDEVAVTFRETSEFIVIDHSTNTATAAGHSGGIRGKGGDILYRWGNPEAYRRGNPGSQQLFQPHDAHWVDDTLPHGGEFMIFNNGFTRPGGLSTVDFVSPELDSLGNYVLGSGAFSPDTAQSIFRTLPGDTIDSGLMGGAQMLANGNLFITQAVHGRFIEFDSNATKAWEYINPAMALSTFVSQGNPVPGNSTSWNNAVFKARKYMPTYPGLAGRPLPHGLPLENMPWPDSTCITPVGAVPTFETMANSLFEVYPNPAQDLVHIRGSVPQKVEWLLFDSWGRVVKTGFFRGIETEIQVGDLPAGMYILRLGKAFARKLIVE